ttcttcttttaatgacaGTATGTTGTCAGgctctgatgaaactggcgctttagcagcatccacgccaatctcttcctccataactgcaccagctcttgctgctgcttgtttatgtcacaactctgctgcgcctgaaagtactgcccctcgtcgctgattggtcctgtcactttctaaccgggcctaaagggttcagatgggagttttgcaagatggattcaccagtgaaaaacaaggaaacggccgtatccatctgctttgcaaggttagagacTGCATTAGTTCTGTCTTAATCAGTAGTAAACATAAACATGACAAGGCATGGTCTTTACCAACAGAGAGTACTGCCTGTGATTGGCCCTGACCCAAACAGTTGGCACTATagataaaagtacaaaaaaatttaatatcCAAGGTTTTTAGCCATCAAAAATGCAAAGCATTGAAGTAATGAATAACATACAACTCGTCACAACATAAATGTTTAACAAGATTCCCAGCTGTatagaaaaaaaagcagtgcATCATTTTCAGTTTATGAATCTACTCTATAAAATGCCATTTAACATAAAACCTGAgtgataaaatggaaaaaagttaaGATTTAGACTATATACAAAAGCTTTCATTTCTTTGCTTGTCTTCCTCTTCGAGTTTTAGGCTGTGCCTCAGAGGACTCTGCTTCTTCAGTGGTCACGTCTGCCACTTTCGGCCCTCGTCTGGCTCCCTTTTCAGGCTGAGCTTTGATGACTGCATCTGAGAGATGCTTCTAAAGTGTGAACAAGTGCAGGAACACTAACTCcctgcatgacatcatgaggggaaaatctgagaacagcttgtttcatcacacattttctgaaaggtggagaaagagagggggtgggggtggggcaTATTTTCGCCAGAAAACTgcaaaagtgtattttgcatatgtgaactttaaataagtgactgcatagatattcaacccattcaagtcagtatttagttgacacacctttggctgcagtcacagctctgagtctgtgtgggttAGGCCTCAGTCAGGCTTACACATTTGGACACacatttttactccatttttctttgcaaatctgctcaagctctgtcaggttttaTGTGGAttaggtgtgaacagcccttctcaagtccagccacaaaatctctattggattgagtgtaggctttgactcagccactccagaacattcaccttgttgtttttaaaccatttctgtgtaactttcTCAGTATACGTCAGGccgttgtcttgctggaaaataaatctcctaaTCTGTAGTTCTCTAGCAGGCtggataagattgtcctcctggtatttcctgtattttgccacaataattttaccctctgcctttccaagtcttccagggccaactgccaagaagcatccccacagcatgatgctgcagcCATTGTGCCTCACAGTTTGgatggtgtctgccaaacatagcatcttgtttgatggccataaaacaccattttggtctcatcagaccaaagacctttcttctaCATGACCATGGAATCTCCCACGTGCCTTTTGGCTAACTCTAGTCAAGGTTTAATTCACCAGTGTTTGGAGCTTTCAGAtgcaggtgtctttatactacaaccacttgtagcacatttactgcactcaagTGAATGCTCGtctcactaattgtgagactgctagcgCCAATTGGtttgacctctgttgaataagtcagtcactttaaagggagtgaatatttatgcagttattttatattatatgtTTTCACtgaattgacattactttataaaaatctgttttcactttgacattaaagatttttttttcaatgaaaaggccaaattatattatctatgactgattcataaaatcaacaaaagggtcaaacatttaagggggtgaatatttttatagaaaCTGTTTGGCTAATTAATCTAAACAGATTCAATGTTCATTGAAGACATTAATACTATAAAATGTTTCGGTTTCCCAATCTCAGCCAGAGGAAACTCAGCCAGTATAAAGATGTCTGACATTTGAGTTCATGCCAAAAATAAACTCTCCCATAATCAGAACTGAGGCTGATCATTATTAAACAAATCAGAGATTTGTTATCATTACACAAACTAAGAGGCACAATGGATTTAtatgatttcatttcatttgcTGCTCTGGGAATCTTCTAACCTCTGACCTTGCATGCAAATAAAAGTTCTAGTATtggacactttttaaaataattttcttggagaaaacaaagatttactCTGGCATGCATATTGAAGGCACTTAGCTGAGAATGTTGAAATGATTGCAAATTACCCTTGCTCTTAAAAGCACCATTTAACTATCACTGAACTTTCTCCATGCAGGTTGAGTCAAATATTTCTGGATTCCTTCTTTCAACACAAAGTATTACATTACAGTTCAGCCCTGACATGTTATCAGCCTCTGCTGTTTGGTCTTAAACTCCTcccacatttttagtttctgcAGGACATGGACAGAAAACTTGACATTAAGCAACGAGGAAGATAAGAGTAGCGACTGTTTCAGGGATTAAATCATGAAACTGCTGGACGAGATGAACTTTACCAAAACATGACTTAATAGAAAAGTAACTGACACTCAAATAACACCTTTTTACTTGTCTGTTTCTGCACTATATAGATGTTAGCTTAGaacaataaatgaatttaaaaacatgggtaCAGTTGGCACATATTTATTTGGAACAGAAACAATTTACaagtaagaaaataaatctgagtattaaaaaagtagtaaatacaaaaatatcatCCATTTCCACACATTCAATCATCATATTCCACTAAAGCAAAAGTCAGTCAGAGCATACACACATTGAAATGCAAAGCAGATCATCAAGCTTTCTAAAAGGATTCATATTTACagtccaaaaaacaaaatactgctGCGGATCTCATCATAGTACATTGTAACACATTTCCGAGCTCATCTGCAGATCCCTCCTGAAGTAGTTCTCCTCCACAGGACAGGCATAAGGATAGTCTGTGGGGTTGTAGTAAGGTGCATATTCAGGGGCAGAGAAGCTCTCCTGCTGGCCGGGCCAGCAGTGGGGCAGGCAGTAACAGTCCTGGGGATTGCAGTTCTGATAGTGGTAGTGCTCTGAGGCGAAATCGCCGTGGAAGCTGGACCCCATCCTCGTGGGTGAGTCGtagcaggaggaagaggaggaggaggagaaggagtcCTGTGGCGAGTAGCTGTTGGGATCAATGGGATTGCAGAGCTTCAGGGACTCTGGAGAGGAGCAGGGAGCCTGAAAGAATGATATGTTGGATCATCAAACTGAACAGCggattttttttagagtttACAACCCTGCCAAAATAAGCTACTCAAACTATACTGCAGGCCACACATGTATGATAACAACATGCTTAAATCGAGGCTAAAGCAGGTTTCTGCAAAGGgaattttattcaaaaacattATCATGTAATGTTGTCTGGAGTGTTGATATGAACCAGTGCTGGGAGAGCACAAAATTCAAAAGTTcaaatttatattaaaaatggCCATCACCACTtccccaaataaaaaaaatgcaacttatatttctaaaatattttcaactcAAACTTATTCAGTGAAAAACTTCTGTGGTTCGGACTTTAGATGGAACAAAAAGCAAATCACTGACcaaagaaacaggacaaaacaaaaatgtttaaacaggaTATCAGTACGGAAGCCCTGCTAGGacatacatgcacacatgtattttaaatttaacactcTTTTTTGAAATATGTTGGTTGCTTTCTTGAGATCTGGTGAAATTAAGATATTACTGGTGGAAAAATctgctttttcatttcaaaataatttgatGAATTAATTGAGATTGCTTGGAAAAAACCCAAATGGTATCatggaaaaacaaatttaaaaaatatacatggGTATGATTACtgagggcttccatacatcatgGACTTGTTCAGACATTTTTTCCAAGCCCATGAAAACAGCTCAATGGCCAAATATTGGACCCTGACCCGAAAGTTGAAAACCACTTCTTTAAAACACTTCCTTTTTTGGCTCATTATTGAATCAATAACTTTGATTTACTCTTCAATTGAAGTGCAGATTTGTTTGTCACTGCTGTCATTTACGcatttttgtgagaaaaaaaatctattgtAATTGCTAATTCTTAAGGAGGGAGCAACCTACCATCTCCTGGCCATAGTAGTCCGCGTCAGAGGAGAGTCCATGGCACCAGGGCAGCGGGAAGGTGGGTCGAGTAGGCAGTGGAGTTGTGTAGCCGCCGCAACCGACGGGAGTGCTGTGGTTGTTGCTGCCACTGTAGGCGTTGCTGGGCAACATCATGTCCCCAAGCTGCTGCTGGTTGTCATCAAATACGTTTTCGTGCATCTGGATGCTGCAGCTGTCAGAGAAAGGGAACGAGGCGGTGCGCAACTGGAGGGCTCGCGCACCACAGTTGTCGGAGTCGGCTGATTGAGGAACGGCGGGGGGAGGGTCCACATAGCGATCTGAGCGAAAGGGGaaatgaaaattagattaaaaattgccaacaaagaaaataataattgaGCACATTCAATCACAACATTTCAATCATGTGACTAATGAGGTCGATAATAAAGTATGAGAATTATAAAGATTTTCGTGATATATTTAAGTtagatttcaaaatgttttttattcaaatatctTTGAGGCATAGTCTCCACGAatagaaaatgaatgtttatgGTGAAAAATATCTCCCAGAGCGCAGATGAGTGTAGTCTCTGTGCTTacagacagcagggagacatTTAAATAGGGCCTATAAGTACTGAGTGATGTCATGACAACATCAGCCATCACATTTGAATGTAGCCTACGTTTATAAGAAGGGACCCTGCACATTTGCAATGGGGCTGTCAATAGCTGCGTAGAAATATATCCCAGGTGCAGTTTTGCTGAGTAAGCTGATCATGGCTGAAGGGTTTATGTGAGTATTTTTGTTCCTGGTTTTAGTGGGTCAGGGAAGGTTGCTGCCTGACATCAATTTtctgattttggatttttttttatgcaaacaCATCATGTGATTTGACCGTCTTGTGACAGCCAAGGTCGTTTGATTTTTCAGTTACCTAAACAAAGGGATTACTGCTGGATTTAAGAGCTATTACAAACTGCACACTCATTTAATGTAAATGCTGTTATTTCGTTAACATAGCTGCAGCCTATTCCTGCTTTCAATCAGAATGGATGCAAGATGttgcagatctattttttttattcagcttaAGATACAGGACTTGTAATTTAAACTTACTTGGAAAAGTGGACGCGCAAAGTTCCTGGAGATCCAAGCAAGCCTGGGATATCTGCGCATAGGGGAGAAGAAAGgaaaaggaagaggaggataaaaggagagaagattattagacatttttaagagcATGTGGTCAATTATCCAAAACTTTATTACAGGCCCAAAGTCCGGTTTAAAGACAGCACCACACATTTTCAGACGCACAATAGAAGTGTATAATTTATGCGTAAATATGGAGAAGTATCTTAAGACTAAGAAGAGGCATGGAGCCAAGGTGAATTCTTCCTTAAAGGCACACAAATCTAAAAGATTTCTTATTAACTTGTGCGGTTAAAAGCGTTTCCCCTGCACCCTCTCTTATTAATTATTTCTTTGGCTCCATTATAAGCTTCTTGTGGTCTCTAAATGGCTGTCTTACGGTTTGTTCATACCTGTGCACAGGTGGATGAAAATCTTAAAACAGAGATATCTTCCCAGCATCTGGACACAAACTAAATCTGCGATAAAGAGTGCTTGCTTGCGCGTAAATCTTGAAATATCACCAACATTGGTCTCCTTTTCTGTGACAAAACGACTGAGGTGTTTGACCTTATTACAGACGAATCAATCTATGACATTTCAaaagtgtgtttgtgcgtgGTTGCATGCTTGATTGCGAAACTTCGGTGTGTTTTGATGGGTCGTTATTCATTTACAGTTTATTGCTaagcttacattttttttctctcctctttcatGAGGAAAGGTAGAGGGAAGGTGAGAGAATGAGTGGAGGAGAAGGAAGGGGTGAGGAGGGGATGGGGGGGAGGTTGTGGTTAccgttttaacttttttgctgttgGCCTCGCGGGCTCGGTGTCTCTGCAGCAGCTCTTTGACCGTGGTCTTCACGCGGACTCCCTGATACACTTTGGGCTTATCTGCATGAAGATAACAGCATGTCACTCATGTTTACTGGACAACCTCCATTAAGGAGGACAATAGCGCACACTCACTCTGCTCTGCCCCACCCAACCCTGCCCCCAATACACTCATACACAGTCAGCCTCAACCCACAGGGTTTTCTGTCcttaaatcacaaaaataaaacacaaattcatcTAAATAACCGGAAATATCTCCCATTCTTCCACATTTCCCTGCACCATTATTAATTGATGAATGTAAGAGATGTTTTGAAGTTATGTGGATGTTATAATAAAGATTAAACTACAGTTTAAACTGTGTGTAAAGTCTGTATAATCTGGGGTTTCTTTCAATCtgctgtgcgtaaaagtgcaTTTCCAGATCTCATTGCGCGCTCTGCTCCGGGAATTTTCACCACATTATCCCGGGCCCGCTGCCCCTCACTGCTCCGGGACAGGGTTCTCACTTTACGGCACAACACGGCTGTACTTTACGCCGTCAGCAGAGCCCTTTCTGCTGCCTGTAAGAGTGAGATCCGCTCTCCCGCTGCACCCCGCCCAGACCAGGAACAAAGGAAAGCTGCTCAAAATGCGCCACAGTAAGTTTCTATAtctaatcaaaataaaaagatagaATAGTAATTTGAATCTGTGATTGATCAACAGGTTGAATGTGCGTTTGGTCGTTTGGTTAAACTGGATTAAAGCGCTCAGGGCAATTGCGTAAAAGGCACAAACAAAGAACTGAAAAGTGTCTTCCTGTCGATCGGCTGTTCTAACTTTAACCATGTAGTATCAAGCCAACGTTGCCAAAGCCAAAGCTGTTAAAAGATTCGGCAATAAATGAAGTTTCACGAGGCAAGATAGCGTTACAGTGTAGCAAATGCTTGAAAACACGATCTGTTCTTTACGCGCTCCAGCTCCGTGTTTACTTccaacaacaactgaaaaagcTCAGATTGAGCTGCAGTTTGATCgggttgtttttgttgttctgtggaaatgttcaaaaacaaaTCCAGCCTCTGTCAGTGATTCAAATTCGCCCTGTTTCTCCAATCTGTGTAACTTTATTCAAATGATCTCTCCCTCCAGTCACTGGGTATGTAACAGTGAAATGCTGTGGCACTTATACAAAGAATAACTGGTCGTATTTTTTCTGATGATGAAATCTGATTTAGAAATTTAGGAGCCCAGAAAGAAAGCATCACATAGCTGCGCGTAATTTAGGCCTAAAGGCGTAATTTAATGCACACAGGAGTGGCGAGCCGTTGAGAAAAAAAGCCGATTTGATAACGAGATGAAGCCTCTGCTGCGAAACCTCATCTGATAAATATTCATACGGCTAAAAGCTTCTTCATGATTTGTCTTAAATGTGGCATATAGTTGGCCAAAATCACATCGCAGACACATCCCACTCTAACGCGGGTACACGACGTCCTGTTACGCACAAACAGTCCGCGCACAGACGCTTCTCGTTGTAAtcttaaataaagaaatgccaCACAAAATGATTATTTGCATGTCCTGGCGTGCGTAAACAGACCATGGTCATATGAATGTAACTTATAATAATTCAGAAAAGGCCAGTGGAGCTCTGTAAGTGCTGTCTGAATGAAAAATTCGGCACTCCTGATCCACCCACCGACTGGCAAACAGGTGGCATGAAGAACAAAGATTTATCACTTCaaatttaattttactcttGTTCCACTCATATTCTATTTAAAAGTGTAATTAAAACGAGAATCTACTGAAaaatctgcctatttttctgcaaatttctCTGATATGCTTTAAACTGTGTTACTAAACTTTCTcctatttttctcttttctctcttctacAGAAGAAAACCACTCAAAATGATACTCCAGATGAAAAACCGACTTAAAACTCACCAGACATGATGGCTGAGATGAAGAGAGACTCCTTGAAGAAAGACCTGTGGGACTCCACAACGTCCTTTTCTGCCTCAGCAAAATGGCCAAGAAcgaaatttgtgcaaaagtcTCCAAAAATCTCAACACAAAAGTCTTACAGCAGAGTTAGAGCATACAACAATATTGTAATATAGCTGGGGACATATTAGTTTGAGATTTTCTCCCTCCATGCCTACTATTTAAAACCCCTAGAACTCAATGATTTGACAATACTTTGATTGCGCGTTACTTTCAATTTGAATATTCAGAGGCAACCGAGTTTTATCGATTTTTGTACAAAAATCACTACGCATGGGCATAGTATAAGCCCTActttaatataatataatattatttCACACTTTGACCGAAAAGAAACCatacttttattaattttatccTCCTTTTCCAATATCAGAGCATCACACCCCCTCATTAGGCACTACAGCCTTGGATGCTCTAAGCGCCACTTAAACATCGCAGTTCAACTTCTATCTGCGTCAGCTTGATTAATAACATCATCGTTTACACTAACATTATGCTTAAACACATTGTAAAGCTTTATTTTAGACAAAAACGCATAAATGTGAGGAAGAAGTGGGCGTGGCAAAGGGCAGCAGCCATCTTTGGCATCGTAGGCCTGTAAGGTGCTCTGAGCGCACTGCTGATGACAGCAGGAGGAGACTCAGAAGATCCTTCTATTTCAACTTAGACATTAAacacagtttattttttaattaaaagaaaagataatTAAACTATAACCACTGTTTCCAGGGGAAGATggtgtctttttatctcattagaGCCAATTTACAATTAGAATAAAATCACTTCCACACAATTTCCCCATAACTTTAAGAAAATCttacttacatttaaaaaatatatatctaaaatctattaaaagacacttaaaactATCTCTGAGCGTCAGAAAGTGggaat
This region of Cheilinus undulatus linkage group 2, ASM1832078v1, whole genome shotgun sequence genomic DNA includes:
- the linc.pou2af1 gene encoding colorectal cancer associated 2 gives rise to the protein MSVTCCYLHADKPKVYQGVRVKTTVKELLQRHRAREANSKKVKTISQACLDLQELCASTFPNRYVDPPPAVPQSADSDNCGARALQLRTASFPFSDSCSIQMHENVFDDNQQQLGDMMLPSNAYSGSNNHSTPVGCGGYTTPLPTRPTFPLPWCHGLSSDADYYGQEMAPCSSPESLKLCNPIDPNSYSPQDSFSSSSSSSCYDSPTRMGSSFHGDFASEHYHYQNCNPQDCYCLPHCWPGQQESFSAPEYAPYYNPTDYPYACPVEENYFRRDLQMSSEMCYNVL